In Streptomyces sp. Li-HN-5-11, the sequence GAAGTCGCTAAGCGACCTCGGGGGGCCTCGCGTCGTCGTCGAACGTGGGTGACACCCGGTGTTTCGGTCACACACGTTGACCCCTTCTGCTCTGACCGGCACACGCAGGTCTAGGTTCCTCAGTTGGCGGGACCACCGCGCGTGCGCGGGCCGAATGAGCACCTGCGAGTGAATGGACATGAACATGGTGGAGCCGGCAATGACCTCGGACGCCGAGAAGTTGCATCTGGACGAGGAAGCGCTTCGGCGTCTCAGCGGGCGGATCGCCGCCGACGTCGGCGCAGGACGGTACCTCGGGGCGTCCGTTCTGGTTGCTCGCGGTGGTGTGATCGGCTACCAGGACCACATCGGGGAAGTCGCCCCGGGCCGTCCCGTGACCGAGGGCGACATCTACCTGCTGATGTCGCTGTCGAAGGCCTTCACGGCAGCGCTCGTGCTGAGGGCGATCGACCAGGGGAGACTCACCCTGGACACGCGGATCGCTGACGTGATCCCGGCGTTCGCCGTACGCGGCAAGCACCTCGTGACCGTTCGCCATCTGCTGACGCACAGCGGCGGCACCTACACCGGTTTCCCCCCGCCCCCGCCGCTGACGATGACCGAGGACGTCGGCGACCTCCGGAAGAATGTCCAGATCCTGTCCGGCCTGCCGTTGGCGTTCACGCCGGGCTCCCAGGTCGTGTACAACCCGTTCGCGTCCTACGCCCTGCTGGGGCAGCTGCTGGTGGAGATCGACGAGCGGAAACGCTCCTTCTCGGAGATCGCCAGGGACGAGCTCTTCGGCCCGCTCGGCATGACGGACACGAGCTTCGGACTGGCCGTCGACGAGCCGCGCCGTGTGCCGGTCTCGGTGGCGGGCGCCAACGCCGCAGTCATCGACAAGGCCATGTTCGAGATCCTCAACACCACCTTCGACGAGCGCACCGAACACCCCGCGGGCGGAGCGTTTGCCACGGCCGTCGACGTCTTCAAGTTCGCCGACGCCCTCCGGCGGCGCGGGAGCACCGATGAGTACCGCTTGATGTCACCGGCCATGTTCGAGTACGCCTGCCAGAACCACACCGGCAGCATGCGCAACGGGTTCTGGGACTTCGACCGGGAGGCGCGGAACATTCCGGAGTTCCCGGCGAAGTTCTCCCTGCTGGGCGGCTACGTTCGTGGGACCGGGCACCATCTGACACCGTTCGGCCAGACGGCGTCGCCACGTGCCTTCGGCGCGGTCGGGGGCGGATCGACGCTCTGGATGGTCGACCCGGACCGTGATCTGACGTTCGTGTTCCTCAGCGCCGGCTTCCTCGACGGACTCGACCACTTCGCGCGGCTCCAGCAAGTGGCCGACCTGGTGTTGGCCGCGGTCAACGACTGACCGCGCCGCGGCGGCGTCACCAGGGAATGATGCGATCCGACATCGAGGAAAGACATGGATCTGAAGGACAAGGTGGCGGTCGTCACCGGCAGCGGACGAGGTCTGGGACGTGCGTACGCCGAGGCGCTGGGTGCCGCGGGAGCGTCCGTCGTGGTGAACGCCGTCAACGCCGGCGCGGCTGCGGAGGCGGTCAAGGCGGTCGAGGCAGCCGGTGGCCGTGCGGTCAGCGTGGTGGCTCCTGTGGGGAGCGCTGAGACTGCCGAACAACTGGTCGAGACGGCCGTCTCCGCCTTCGGCCGGATCGACACGATGGTCACCAACGCCGGGATTCTGCGTGACCGCACGCTGTGGAAGATGACCGACGACGACTTCGACGACGTGATCCGGGTGCACCTGCGCGGCACCTTCACCTGTGCCCGCGCGGCCGCTGTCCGCATGCGGGAGCAGGGCGAGGGCGGGCGCCTGGTGCTGATCGCCTCACCGGCCGGGCAGCGCGGCAACTTCGGGCAGACGAACTACGCCGCCGCCAAGGCCGGCATCGTTGCGATGGCACGGACCTGGGCGATGGAGCTGGCCAAGGCCGACATCACCGCGAACGCCATCGTCCCGGTCGCCGCCACCGACATGACCAGGACGATCCCGGTCTTCGCGCCGTAC encodes:
- a CDS encoding serine hydrolase domain-containing protein, coding for MVEPAMTSDAEKLHLDEEALRRLSGRIAADVGAGRYLGASVLVARGGVIGYQDHIGEVAPGRPVTEGDIYLLMSLSKAFTAALVLRAIDQGRLTLDTRIADVIPAFAVRGKHLVTVRHLLTHSGGTYTGFPPPPPLTMTEDVGDLRKNVQILSGLPLAFTPGSQVVYNPFASYALLGQLLVEIDERKRSFSEIARDELFGPLGMTDTSFGLAVDEPRRVPVSVAGANAAVIDKAMFEILNTTFDERTEHPAGGAFATAVDVFKFADALRRRGSTDEYRLMSPAMFEYACQNHTGSMRNGFWDFDREARNIPEFPAKFSLLGGYVRGTGHHLTPFGQTASPRAFGAVGGGSTLWMVDPDRDLTFVFLSAGFLDGLDHFARLQQVADLVLAAVND
- a CDS encoding SDR family oxidoreductase, with amino-acid sequence MDLKDKVAVVTGSGRGLGRAYAEALGAAGASVVVNAVNAGAAAEAVKAVEAAGGRAVSVVAPVGSAETAEQLVETAVSAFGRIDTMVTNAGILRDRTLWKMTDDDFDDVIRVHLRGTFTCARAAAVRMREQGEGGRLVLIASPAGQRGNFGQTNYAAAKAGIVAMARTWAMELAKADITANAIVPVAATDMTRTIPVFAPYIEEAERTGDPLPDWIRKNEGLGTVEDVASLVVFLASDDSAGITGQAIGIGGDRLALWSHPQEKTVALADGGWSAAAIAEHWSPQVRSELESYGLTPPKAPGSAH